The proteins below come from a single Dinghuibacter silviterrae genomic window:
- the tsaE gene encoding tRNA (adenosine(37)-N6)-threonylcarbamoyltransferase complex ATPase subunit type 1 TsaE yields the protein MDIVYSLEELPQAASRLLDTVGVPCVIALHGEMGAGKTTFTHAFCEALGVDGHVSSPTFALVNEYRTRAGEGIYHMDWYRLKGEEEALQAGMEEYLYSGKTCLVEWPERAPGLLPEGTVHAWLEVVDPETRRLKV from the coding sequence ATGGATATAGTCTATTCCCTGGAGGAATTACCCCAGGCGGCTTCCCGCTTACTCGACACGGTCGGCGTGCCTTGCGTCATCGCCCTGCACGGCGAGATGGGGGCCGGTAAGACAACGTTCACCCATGCCTTTTGCGAAGCCCTGGGGGTGGATGGCCATGTGTCCAGTCCGACCTTTGCCCTGGTCAACGAATACCGGACCCGGGCAGGTGAGGGGATCTATCACATGGACTGGTACCGGTTAAAGGGGGAGGAAGAGGCGTTACAGGCGGGGATGGAGGAATACCTGTATTCGGGGAAGACGTGTTTGGTGGAGTGGCCGGAGCGGGCGCCCGGCCTGCTCCCGGAGGGAACCGTCCACGCCTGGCTGGAGGTGGTGGACCCCGAAACACGGCGGTTGAAGGTCTGA
- a CDS encoding alanine dehydrogenase produces MPVKKPFLATSFTYETLEETLDVKPKGTSLHIGIPKENWFNENRVPLTPEAVSVLVSNGHKVVMEYKAAEGAHYSDMEYSDAGAKIAYDKKEVYQSDVLIKSAPVGEPELECLKAGQVIISPIHLAVMKCEILEKMMAKRITALSFENLKDDSGNYPIVRSMSEIAGSAVMLIAGQYLSNANNGKGVLLGGISGIPPTKVIILGAGIVGEFAARTAMAMGSSVKIFDNSIYRLKRLQNNIGSRLFTSVIEPKILAKQLKTCDVAVGALSSGGGRTPIVVTEEMVSQMRQGSVVVDVSIDRGGCFETSEITSLESPIFIKHGVIHYCVPNIPSGFARTASQAISNVLMPLLLEAAESGGFESLVWHKVSIRSGIYLFKGSLTNFHLSQRFDLKYTDLNLLIASQR; encoded by the coding sequence ATGCCTGTCAAGAAGCCCTTTTTGGCGACTTCATTCACCTACGAAACCCTGGAGGAAACCCTGGACGTCAAACCCAAGGGAACCTCCTTGCATATTGGTATACCCAAGGAAAACTGGTTCAATGAAAACCGTGTTCCCCTGACACCGGAGGCCGTGAGCGTCCTGGTGTCCAACGGACACAAGGTCGTCATGGAATACAAGGCTGCCGAAGGCGCCCACTATTCCGACATGGAATACAGCGACGCGGGGGCGAAGATCGCGTATGACAAAAAGGAAGTTTATCAAAGCGACGTGCTCATCAAAAGCGCCCCCGTCGGCGAACCCGAACTGGAATGCCTCAAAGCCGGCCAGGTCATCATTTCTCCCATCCACCTGGCCGTCATGAAGTGTGAGATCCTCGAAAAGATGATGGCCAAACGCATCACCGCCCTTTCTTTCGAGAACCTCAAAGACGACTCCGGCAACTATCCCATTGTCCGCTCCATGAGCGAGATCGCCGGGAGTGCCGTGATGCTCATCGCCGGGCAGTACCTCAGCAATGCCAACAACGGCAAGGGCGTGCTCTTGGGAGGGATTTCCGGTATCCCGCCGACAAAGGTCATCATCTTAGGCGCGGGCATCGTAGGGGAATTTGCGGCCCGTACGGCCATGGCCATGGGAAGCAGCGTAAAGATTTTTGACAACAGCATCTACCGCCTCAAACGGCTGCAGAACAATATCGGGTCCCGGCTTTTTACCTCCGTGATCGAACCAAAAATCCTTGCCAAACAGCTCAAAACCTGCGACGTGGCGGTAGGGGCGTTGTCCTCCGGTGGGGGCAGGACGCCCATCGTCGTCACCGAGGAAATGGTCTCGCAGATGCGCCAGGGCAGTGTCGTCGTCGACGTGAGCATCGACCGCGGCGGCTGTTTCGAAACCTCCGAGATCACTTCCCTGGAAAGCCCGATCTTTATCAAACACGGGGTCATCCACTATTGCGTCCCCAATATCCCGTCCGGCTTTGCCCGTACGGCCAGCCAGGCGATTTCCAACGTCCTCATGCCCTTGTTATTGGAAGCGGCGGAGAGCGGGGGATTCGAAAGCCTCGTCTGGCACAAGGTGTCGATCCGCAGCGGGATTTATCTGTTCAAGGGGTCGCTGACGAATT